A single window of Halobacillus naozhouensis DNA harbors:
- the queA gene encoding tRNA preQ1(34) S-adenosylmethionine ribosyltransferase-isomerase QueA — protein sequence MDVKQYDFKLPEELIAQVPLLDRSASRLMVLNREKQDVSHHHFSDIKQFLQPGDCLVLNDTRVLPARLYGSKEDSGGKVEVLLLHQDHEDEWEVLVKPAKKVKLGTKIVFGEGKLVAECIGVQDHGGRKVRFSYEGIFLEVLESLGEMPLPPYIKEQLPDQERYQTVYAKEEGSAAAPTAGLHFTKELLTDIEQSGVEIAYLTLHVGLGTFRPVSVENVEEHEMHAEFYQLSHETAEQLQRVKQKGGRIISVGTTSTRTLETIIRDYGSFREASGWTNIFIYPPYQVKAVDGLITNFHLPQSTLIMLVSALAGRDFILEAYHKAVEEKYRFFSFGDAMLII from the coding sequence ATGGACGTTAAGCAATATGATTTTAAATTACCGGAAGAACTCATAGCGCAAGTACCACTGTTAGATCGATCAGCTTCTAGATTAATGGTGCTGAACAGGGAGAAACAGGACGTCAGTCATCATCATTTTTCAGACATTAAACAGTTTTTACAGCCTGGGGATTGTCTCGTATTAAATGATACCCGGGTGCTGCCTGCCCGTCTTTATGGTTCGAAAGAGGATAGTGGTGGTAAGGTGGAAGTTCTGCTCCTGCATCAGGATCATGAGGATGAATGGGAAGTTCTAGTTAAACCGGCTAAAAAGGTAAAACTCGGGACGAAAATTGTTTTTGGCGAAGGAAAACTTGTAGCAGAATGTATCGGAGTACAGGATCACGGAGGGAGAAAAGTTCGATTCAGTTATGAGGGGATATTCCTGGAAGTACTTGAATCGTTAGGGGAGATGCCCCTTCCTCCATATATCAAGGAACAGCTTCCGGATCAGGAGCGTTATCAAACTGTGTATGCGAAAGAAGAAGGATCTGCAGCTGCCCCAACAGCAGGGCTGCATTTTACAAAGGAGCTGCTTACGGATATCGAACAGAGCGGCGTCGAAATTGCCTATTTAACATTACACGTAGGATTAGGTACATTTCGGCCTGTCAGCGTTGAGAACGTTGAAGAACATGAAATGCACGCCGAATTTTATCAACTCAGTCATGAAACTGCGGAGCAGCTGCAACGTGTAAAACAGAAAGGCGGAAGGATTATCTCGGTGGGGACGACATCAACCCGTACACTGGAAACGATTATACGTGACTATGGCAGTTTTAGAGAGGCAAGCGGCTGGACAAATATTTTTATTTATCCTCCTTATCAAGTGAAAGCTGTCGATGGTCTGATCACAAACTTTCATCTGCCGCAATCCACCCTCATTATGCTCGTTAGTGCCTTAGCAGGGAGGGACTTTATTTTAGAAGCCTACCATAAAGCAGTGGAAGAAAAATATCGGTTCTTTAGCTTTGGCGATGCCATGCTCATTATATAA
- a CDS encoding aminoglycoside phosphotransferase family protein encodes METSHGEMMMKMTSKDRMGDSFTDRLFNWLYTGVKMNVTYHSTIKPKIYKAYYNGMPVLIKGYRRSRVLTQQIRFFKSWYDAEKMAAVPVPFPDGSYTKNNFGWEWGIFKWIDGRHANFKWQEDRFKTYAIMRRFHRTTQGISLVSIPRDPLYVKWGHRLKQFEDTKDVFMTHRKKTLYDEIHITMVKQLALFADNPWGELEERAWQKHVWIHGDVAHHNFIIDAHHNVKIIDFDLLYNGPKLYDDIQLAQRFLPHMEEYKSEFFTLFKKMEYPRLWLQGVLVPADLLREWLYGYRKCLEEEISISSHLNKLDQAWQRRKRFVRYTEYMLK; translated from the coding sequence GTGGAAACCAGCCATGGCGAGATGATGATGAAGATGACGAGTAAAGATAGAATGGGCGATTCTTTTACGGATCGCCTTTTTAATTGGCTTTATACGGGCGTTAAGATGAATGTCACCTATCATTCAACCATTAAACCTAAGATATATAAAGCTTATTATAATGGAATGCCAGTTCTGATCAAGGGATATCGACGCTCGAGAGTATTAACTCAACAAATTCGTTTTTTTAAAAGCTGGTATGATGCTGAAAAAATGGCTGCAGTGCCTGTGCCTTTTCCGGATGGAAGCTATACGAAAAACAATTTTGGCTGGGAATGGGGAATATTCAAATGGATTGATGGGAGACATGCTAATTTTAAATGGCAGGAAGACCGATTTAAAACTTATGCTATAATGAGGCGATTTCATCGGACCACACAAGGAATTTCCTTAGTCTCTATACCAAGAGATCCTTTGTATGTAAAATGGGGCCATCGTCTCAAACAATTTGAAGACACGAAAGATGTGTTTATGACCCATAGGAAAAAAACATTGTATGATGAAATTCACATTACGATGGTTAAACAGCTTGCTCTTTTTGCAGATAACCCCTGGGGGGAACTAGAGGAGAGGGCATGGCAAAAACATGTTTGGATTCATGGAGATGTCGCTCATCATAACTTTATAATAGATGCTCATCATAACGTTAAGATCATTGATTTTGACCTATTATACAATGGTCCAAAGCTCTATGATGACATACAGTTAGCGCAACGGTTTCTACCACATATGGAAGAGTACAAATCCGAGTTCTTTACACTATTCAAGAAAATGGAATACCCTCGCTTGTGGTTACAAGGCGTTTTAGTCCCTGCTGATTTACTGAGAGAATGGCTCTATGGCTATCGGAAATGTCTGGAGGAAGAGATTTCTATATCCTCTCATCTAAACAAGTTGGATCAGGCATGGCAGAGACGTAAGAGGTTTGTTCGTTACACAGAATATATGCTAAAATAA
- the ruvB gene encoding Holliday junction branch migration DNA helicase RuvB, with protein MEERMISGELQGEEQQIELSLRPETLGQYIGQEKTKENLRIFIEAARMRNEPLDHVLLYGPPGLGKTTLASIIANEMEGQFRSTSGPAIERAGDLAAILSSLEAGDILFIDEIHRLPRSVEEILYPAMEDFCLDIIVGSGPSARSVRLDLPPFTLVGATTRAGLLSAPLRDRFGVHSRLDYYEPRALCDIVERTADIFHVGIARDAAVEVARRSRGTPRIANRLLKRVRDIAQVKGEDMITEETTKTALKMLQVDGEGLDHIDHKLLMAIMDSFKGGPVGLDTIAATIGEESQTIEDVYEPFLLQMGFIQRTPRGRMVTPKAYTHFNREVPEA; from the coding sequence ATGGAAGAACGCATGATATCAGGGGAGTTACAAGGGGAAGAACAGCAAATTGAGCTGAGCCTCCGTCCAGAAACCCTCGGTCAGTATATTGGACAAGAGAAAACAAAGGAAAACCTGCGTATTTTTATCGAAGCGGCAAGAATGCGTAATGAACCGCTTGATCACGTTCTGCTGTATGGTCCTCCTGGTCTTGGAAAAACAACACTTGCCTCAATCATTGCAAATGAAATGGAAGGTCAATTTCGTTCCACATCAGGTCCGGCTATTGAACGTGCGGGTGATTTAGCAGCCATTTTGTCCTCCTTAGAAGCGGGGGATATTTTATTTATTGATGAAATTCATCGGCTTCCTCGTTCTGTTGAGGAAATCCTTTATCCCGCTATGGAGGATTTTTGTCTGGATATCATTGTCGGCAGTGGCCCAAGCGCCAGGTCCGTTCGACTGGACCTCCCGCCGTTCACCCTCGTCGGTGCTACGACGCGTGCAGGGTTATTGTCAGCTCCATTGCGTGACCGGTTTGGCGTACATAGCCGTCTTGATTATTATGAACCAAGAGCGTTATGTGACATTGTGGAACGGACAGCAGATATTTTTCACGTAGGGATCGCACGAGATGCTGCTGTCGAAGTGGCACGCAGATCCCGAGGGACGCCGCGAATTGCAAACCGTTTATTGAAGCGGGTACGTGATATTGCTCAAGTAAAAGGGGAAGATATGATCACTGAGGAAACAACGAAGACTGCATTGAAAATGCTGCAAGTCGACGGAGAGGGACTCGACCATATCGACCATAAATTGCTAATGGCTATTATGGACAGCTTCAAGGGGGGGCCTGTCGGTTTGGATACAATTGCAGCCACGATTGGAGAAGAATCGCAAACGATTGAAGATGTCTACGAACCATTTTTATTACAAATGGGCTTTATTCAGCGGACACCAAGAGGAAGAATGGTGACGCCGAAAGCGTACACCCATTTTAACAGAGAGGTGCCAGAAGCTTGA
- a CDS encoding BofC C-terminal domain-containing protein, with translation MFRWIYGVMLILSFTVWQVYGIDHETLTSEELPKQRSVERKAEMASSEPSHQEPVIFHVVTKKHYIDGVTEITEEQEVIWSMEDFWSKYRDWTIEEHKRENMVFSKQVNSISPITEQQGYFGVTKDGELAVFQGAPSKGNVMESFNPIPLKPLEAKSKLKLADGIKITSSEHFQQVISQLTNEEGL, from the coding sequence ATGTTTCGATGGATTTATGGAGTTATGCTTATTCTTTCGTTTACTGTATGGCAGGTTTACGGGATAGATCATGAAACGTTAACCAGTGAAGAGTTGCCCAAACAACGATCTGTGGAAAGGAAAGCAGAAATGGCATCTTCTGAACCTAGTCACCAAGAACCGGTCATCTTTCATGTTGTTACAAAAAAGCATTATATAGACGGGGTAACAGAAATTACCGAGGAACAAGAGGTCATTTGGTCAATGGAAGATTTCTGGTCGAAGTATCGTGACTGGACAATTGAAGAACATAAGCGCGAGAATATGGTTTTTTCGAAGCAAGTAAATAGTATTTCGCCAATTACGGAGCAACAGGGGTACTTTGGAGTAACAAAGGACGGGGAGCTAGCAGTCTTTCAGGGAGCACCTTCGAAAGGAAATGTAATGGAGTCTTTTAATCCTATTCCACTAAAGCCTCTTGAGGCAAAAAGTAAGCTGAAATTAGCGGATGGAATTAAAATCACCAGTTCTGAACATTTCCAGCAAGTTATTAGTCAATTAACTAATGAAGAGGGGTTGTAA
- a CDS encoding DUF2905 domain-containing protein, with translation MTGFGKIFIVIGIVFIVIGLVWSLIGKLPGDISFKKGNVTFYFPIMTSVVVSIVLSLIFYIIGKIR, from the coding sequence TTGACTGGTTTTGGGAAAATCTTTATTGTAATAGGGATTGTGTTTATAGTCATCGGATTAGTATGGAGCCTGATTGGTAAACTGCCAGGTGATATCAGTTTTAAAAAGGGCAATGTTACTTTTTATTTTCCAATTATGACATCGGTCGTAGTAAGTATAGTGTTATCACTCATTTTTTATATCATCGGCAAAATTCGTTAA
- the safA gene encoding SafA/ExsA family spore coat assembly protein, whose protein sequence is MRIHIVQKGDTLWKISKKYGVDFEQLKALNSQLSNPDMIMPGMKIKVPQGSKSVKKEAPKKEAPKKEAPKKEAQKKKEAPKKEAQKKKEAPIKKENAAKHPYKDQSPKPIPVIKEDEKMPKPQPKSQPIKEKPMMPVQMPMPEKTMHNYYTTFHLPEMPAPEKPEQKPASKDSQQQPASKDFMQNPMSNAPQQQPATNTHEQEYSMGPPDNEEYYMPMQHMPTYPMMPQGHMMPQGHMMPQGQLVHSDCYCCPPHPYPMMQQPYPPQQMMPWQGNEMEFPPQHHMNLPAQQMPDSGCGCGDPHSPQMHGYPQPQMYGGYPDPFMNPQVGGWSHQPMFADPHMGGGAHQPCHGDPQVGGWHQPPMKGDQMGGAQYPEGPMQNWSGNQPWRDDDEDDE, encoded by the coding sequence GTGAGAATTCACATTGTACAAAAAGGTGATACACTTTGGAAAATATCAAAAAAGTATGGAGTTGATTTTGAACAACTTAAAGCGTTAAATTCCCAACTTTCCAATCCTGATATGATTATGCCGGGAATGAAAATCAAGGTCCCTCAGGGGTCGAAATCGGTGAAGAAAGAAGCTCCTAAAAAGGAAGCACCAAAGAAAGAAGCACCGAAAAAAGAGGCTCAGAAGAAGAAAGAAGCACCAAAAAAAGAGGCTCAAAAGAAGAAAGAAGCTCCTATAAAGAAAGAAAATGCTGCCAAACACCCTTATAAGGATCAATCTCCTAAACCGATTCCTGTTATTAAAGAAGATGAAAAAATGCCTAAGCCTCAGCCTAAGTCTCAACCGATTAAGGAAAAGCCCATGATGCCGGTACAGATGCCTATGCCAGAGAAAACAATGCATAATTATTATACAACATTTCATTTACCTGAGATGCCTGCACCAGAAAAACCTGAGCAGAAGCCGGCGTCAAAAGATTCTCAACAGCAGCCAGCCTCAAAAGATTTTATGCAAAATCCAATGTCGAATGCACCTCAACAGCAGCCAGCAACAAACACTCATGAACAAGAATACAGTATGGGTCCCCCGGATAATGAAGAATATTATATGCCTATGCAGCATATGCCGACATACCCAATGATGCCACAGGGTCACATGATGCCCCAAGGCCACATGATGCCGCAAGGTCAGTTGGTTCACAGTGATTGTTATTGCTGTCCACCTCATCCGTATCCGATGATGCAGCAACCTTATCCCCCGCAGCAAATGATGCCATGGCAGGGAAATGAAATGGAATTTCCCCCACAACATCATATGAATCTGCCTGCACAACAAATGCCAGATTCAGGCTGTGGATGTGGTGATCCTCACAGTCCGCAGATGCATGGATACCCTCAGCCTCAGATGTACGGCGGTTATCCGGATCCATTCATGAATCCGCAAGTGGGTGGATGGTCACACCAGCCAATGTTTGCAGACCCGCATATGGGAGGAGGAGCTCATCAACCTTGTCACGGAGATCCGCAAGTAGGAGGGTGGCATCAGCCGCCAATGAAAGGGGATCAAATGGGGGGAGCACAGTACCCTGAAGGACCCATGCAAAATTGGAGTGGAAACCAGCCATGGCGAGATGATGATGAAGATGACGAGTAA
- the tgt gene encoding tRNA guanosine(34) transglycosylase Tgt: protein MAIRYELIKTCKQTGARLGRVHTPHGSFETPMFMPVGTLATVKTMSPEELERMGASIILSNTYHLWLRPGEDIVEEAGGLHKFMNWNGSILTDSGGFQVFSLSDLRQIEEEGVHFRNHISGEKLFLSPEKAMHIQNSLGADIMMAFDECPPYPADHDYMKKSVERTSRWAERCLEGHQKPETQGLFGIVQGGEYEDLREQSAKDLTSLDFPGYAVGGLSVGEPKDVMNRVLDFTTPLLPDHKPRYLMGVGSPDSLIDGSIRGIDMFDCVLPTRIARNGTCMTSQGRLVVRNAKFARDFRPIDEHCDCHTCRNYSRAYIRHLVKANETFGFRLTTYHNLYFLLKLMRQVREAIREDRLGDFREEFFEQYGFNKPNAKNF from the coding sequence ATGGCAATCAGATATGAATTAATTAAAACATGTAAACAAACAGGGGCAAGACTCGGCCGTGTACACACACCGCATGGTTCTTTTGAAACGCCTATGTTCATGCCGGTAGGGACACTTGCTACGGTGAAAACGATGAGTCCCGAAGAGTTGGAGAGAATGGGGGCGTCAATCATTCTCTCGAATACGTACCATCTCTGGCTGCGTCCGGGGGAAGATATTGTCGAGGAAGCAGGCGGGCTGCATAAATTTATGAATTGGAATGGCTCCATCCTTACCGATTCTGGCGGATTTCAAGTCTTTAGTTTAAGTGATCTACGGCAAATAGAAGAAGAAGGTGTCCATTTCCGTAACCACATTAGCGGTGAGAAGTTATTCTTATCTCCTGAGAAGGCGATGCACATTCAGAACTCTCTAGGGGCCGATATCATGATGGCTTTTGATGAGTGTCCGCCGTATCCTGCTGATCACGATTATATGAAAAAGTCAGTAGAGCGAACAAGCCGATGGGCAGAACGCTGCCTGGAAGGCCATCAAAAGCCAGAAACCCAGGGGTTATTTGGCATTGTACAGGGAGGCGAATATGAGGATTTGCGCGAACAAAGTGCAAAAGACCTTACATCCCTTGATTTCCCTGGTTATGCTGTAGGCGGGCTATCCGTTGGGGAGCCAAAGGATGTTATGAACCGGGTTCTCGATTTTACGACACCGCTTTTACCAGACCATAAACCCCGCTATCTTATGGGGGTTGGCTCTCCAGATTCGCTTATTGATGGGTCTATTCGAGGGATTGATATGTTTGACTGTGTCCTTCCTACAAGAATTGCGAGGAATGGTACATGTATGACTTCCCAGGGCCGTCTTGTTGTAAGAAACGCTAAATTTGCGCGAGATTTTCGCCCAATTGATGAACATTGTGACTGCCATACATGTCGGAATTATAGCCGCGCCTATATCCGTCATCTCGTAAAAGCAAATGAAACGTTTGGCTTCAGGCTTACTACTTATCATAACCTATATTTTTTGTTAAAATTAATGAGGCAAGTTCGTGAGGCCATTAGAGAAGATCGACTCGGTGACTTTAGAGAAGAATTCTTTGAACAGTATGGTTTCAACAAACCAAATGCAAAGAACTTTTAG
- the ruvA gene encoding Holliday junction branch migration protein RuvA — MITYVKGLLTTVEDDSVTIETQGVGYEILCANPLHFQSERHKEVKVHTYHYIREDQQLLFGFKKKEDKLLFAKLLNVSGIGPKGALAILGTVSVPEFVSAIEQEDEKYLTRFPGVGKKTARQMILDLKGKLIVWLPEEENEDSLFYQEDTAAKDKRVHIEEALEALKALGYSDRELKTVHSELVKSKQGQVDDLVRKGLQLLMKS; from the coding sequence ATGATTACTTATGTAAAAGGCCTCCTGACAACAGTCGAGGACGATTCGGTCACAATTGAAACTCAAGGGGTTGGATATGAAATCCTTTGCGCTAATCCCCTTCATTTTCAAAGCGAAAGGCACAAGGAAGTTAAAGTCCATACTTATCACTATATAAGAGAAGATCAGCAGCTGCTGTTTGGCTTCAAAAAAAAAGAAGACAAGCTTTTATTTGCAAAACTTCTGAATGTCTCTGGGATTGGTCCAAAGGGTGCATTGGCGATATTAGGAACCGTTAGTGTACCAGAGTTTGTTTCAGCCATTGAACAAGAGGATGAGAAATACTTAACCCGTTTTCCCGGGGTAGGGAAAAAAACAGCGCGACAGATGATTTTGGATTTGAAGGGTAAACTGATTGTTTGGTTGCCTGAAGAAGAAAATGAAGACTCGCTATTCTATCAGGAGGATACTGCTGCGAAGGATAAGAGAGTGCATATAGAAGAGGCGCTTGAAGCTCTGAAGGCGCTTGGTTATTCTGACCGTGAGCTTAAAACGGTTCATAGTGAACTTGTCAAGTCAAAACAGGGTCAGGTAGATGACTTAGTCAGAAAAGGACTTCAGCTGCTCATGAAATCATAG
- the pheA gene encoding prephenate dehydratase, with amino-acid sequence MQRVGYLGPKGTFTKMAVDAFFEEGPFIGYENIPACLEAVERGDVDLGVVPLENSIEGSVHLTIDYLIHEVNQAVVTELTVPIRQHFLVHPDYNGEELTHIYSHNQAIAQCQQYLYKKYPEAEIAYTASTAKAAEVVVEQGVHTAAIGNHLAAEQNGLNILTHNIHDYDNNHTRFAVVQNTPVPLETKTHKPMKHKTTVMITLPKDYVGALHQVLSAFAWRKMNLSKIESRPMKTGLGNYFFLIDVDQPYDEVLFPGVKAELEMLGCTFKLLGTYPSYLLEMDPVANK; translated from the coding sequence ATGCAACGAGTTGGATACCTTGGACCAAAAGGGACATTCACTAAAATGGCTGTTGATGCCTTCTTTGAAGAAGGACCATTTATCGGTTATGAAAACATCCCAGCATGTCTTGAAGCGGTGGAGCGCGGAGATGTGGACTTAGGGGTCGTGCCGCTTGAGAACTCTATCGAAGGTTCCGTACATTTAACCATTGATTATTTGATTCATGAAGTGAACCAGGCTGTGGTTACAGAGTTAACCGTACCGATCCGCCAGCATTTTCTCGTTCATCCTGATTATAATGGCGAAGAACTGACACATATTTATTCACACAACCAGGCAATTGCTCAATGTCAGCAATATCTTTATAAGAAATATCCAGAAGCTGAAATAGCGTACACGGCCTCTACAGCTAAAGCCGCCGAGGTTGTTGTTGAACAAGGGGTTCATACGGCTGCTATTGGAAATCATCTAGCTGCAGAGCAAAATGGTTTGAACATTTTAACACATAATATCCATGATTATGACAATAATCATACAAGGTTTGCTGTGGTTCAAAATACGCCGGTGCCACTCGAGACAAAAACCCACAAGCCAATGAAACACAAAACTACCGTGATGATTACGTTGCCGAAGGATTATGTGGGAGCCCTTCATCAAGTACTTTCAGCATTTGCCTGGCGAAAAATGAACCTGTCTAAAATCGAATCCAGACCGATGAAAACAGGACTTGGCAACTATTTTTTCTTAATAGACGTTGATCAACCCTATGACGAGGTGTTGTTCCCTGGGGTAAAAGCAGAACTAGAAATGTTAGGATGTACGTTTAAACTGCTTGGAACCTATCCCAGCTACTTATTAGAAATGGATCCAGTTGCAAATAAGTAA
- a CDS encoding YebC/PmpR family DNA-binding transcriptional regulator, protein MAGHSKWNNIKRRKGAQDAKRGKLFMKLAREIFMAAKEGGGDPEMNSNLRLAVDKAKSNNMPNDNIDRAIKKATGDLDGVHYEEFTYEGYGPEGVAVMVKVLTDNKNRTAADVRHAFNKNDGNLGENGCVAFMFDRKGYLVIDRQTTDSDEDDMLLEVIEAGAEEMETNEEQFEIFTAPEDFTEVKGALEKGGYTFQASEVTMFPSTYTPLDKEGVEKMVKLIDMLEDNDDVQDIYHNLDADDEILDELS, encoded by the coding sequence ATGGCTGGACATTCGAAATGGAACAATATTAAACGTCGTAAAGGAGCGCAGGATGCCAAGCGTGGTAAGTTGTTTATGAAGCTCGCTCGTGAGATCTTTATGGCTGCAAAAGAAGGCGGCGGAGACCCGGAAATGAATTCAAACCTTCGTTTAGCAGTAGATAAAGCAAAATCCAACAATATGCCAAACGATAATATAGACAGGGCTATTAAAAAAGCAACTGGAGATCTGGATGGCGTTCATTACGAAGAATTCACTTACGAAGGTTATGGACCAGAGGGCGTAGCCGTTATGGTTAAGGTGCTCACTGATAATAAGAACCGAACGGCTGCTGATGTCCGTCATGCCTTCAATAAAAATGATGGAAATCTTGGTGAAAACGGCTGCGTTGCCTTCATGTTTGACCGCAAAGGTTATCTTGTCATCGATAGACAAACAACGGATTCAGATGAAGATGACATGTTGCTTGAAGTGATAGAAGCGGGAGCAGAAGAAATGGAAACTAATGAAGAACAATTTGAAATTTTCACGGCACCTGAAGATTTTACAGAAGTCAAAGGAGCCCTCGAAAAAGGCGGGTATACCTTTCAAGCTTCAGAAGTGACGATGTTCCCAAGCACCTATACGCCTTTAGATAAAGAAGGCGTTGAAAAAATGGTAAAGCTGATCGATATGCTTGAAGATAATGATGACGTGCAGGATATCTATCATAATTTAGATGCGGATGATGAAATTCTCGACGAGCTCTCTTAA
- a CDS encoding ACT domain-containing protein, with protein sequence MADYNEQFYLVRSDILPDAMRKTIEAKELLERGKAESIFEAVQHVDLSRSAFYKYRDAVFPFQAMVKEQMITLFFHLEDRTGTLSNLLLTVAESGCNILTIHQTIPLQGKANVTLSLNTTGMTYSIEKLLQKLHKLDFVDRVEILSSGA encoded by the coding sequence ATGGCGGATTACAATGAGCAATTTTATTTAGTCCGTAGCGATATTCTCCCTGATGCTATGAGGAAAACGATCGAAGCAAAGGAATTACTGGAACGCGGCAAAGCGGAATCCATTTTTGAAGCTGTTCAACATGTTGATCTTTCCCGCAGTGCTTTTTATAAATACAGGGATGCTGTCTTCCCGTTCCAGGCGATGGTTAAAGAGCAGATGATTACATTATTCTTTCATTTAGAAGATCGCACCGGGACGCTTTCAAATCTATTATTAACGGTGGCAGAGTCAGGCTGTAATATTTTAACCATTCACCAAACAATTCCATTGCAAGGGAAAGCAAACGTAACGTTGTCTTTAAATACAACAGGAATGACTTATTCCATCGAGAAATTATTACAAAAGCTTCATAAATTGGACTTCGTAGATCGGGTGGAGATTTTAAGTTCAGGAGCTTAA
- a CDS encoding YhcN/YlaJ family sporulation lipoprotein, which produces MWKIIAISLMSGIFLVACQADGPAKTGNESYFYEPVEYGKEDAPKHEGKIPTGEENYFKRSTDEEMRDSKYSETNKSHDNDFNNEESMEITQAVNELTEVTQTQAFTNGERVYVAVMINPHDRRNGNVIKEVRQKVESMTDLPVTVYSNNSQWEDMKDLNARLKAQQMPKNLRERIKQFFQQND; this is translated from the coding sequence ATGTGGAAAATAATTGCTATATCTTTAATGAGCGGGATATTTCTCGTTGCTTGTCAGGCTGATGGACCAGCGAAGACTGGTAATGAAAGTTACTTCTATGAACCAGTTGAGTACGGAAAAGAGGACGCTCCAAAGCACGAAGGAAAAATTCCAACAGGTGAAGAAAACTACTTTAAGCGTAGCACGGATGAGGAAATGCGCGATTCAAAATATAGTGAAACGAACAAGTCTCACGATAATGATTTCAATAATGAGGAATCCATGGAGATTACCCAGGCCGTCAACGAATTAACAGAGGTTACTCAAACCCAGGCGTTTACAAACGGTGAAAGAGTATATGTGGCTGTTATGATTAATCCTCATGATCGAAGGAATGGCAATGTGATCAAGGAGGTACGCCAAAAGGTCGAGTCTATGACTGACCTTCCGGTTACGGTCTATTCAAACAATAGTCAATGGGAAGATATGAAAGACTTGAATGCAAGGTTGAAAGCTCAGCAAATGCCGAAGAACCTTAGAGAAAGAATCAAACAGTTTTTTCAGCAGAACGATTAA
- the nadE gene encoding NAD(+) synthase, giving the protein MQETVEQIVSWLHEKVKEANVDGLLVGVSGGIDSAVVAHLIKQACPEQSLGVIMPCKSQPSDQEHAHKVIESCDISSLTVDLTETHRVMFPSIQQKLRDLGTLNEDQQQLADANLRARLRMSTLYTVATNHRYLVVGTDNAAEWHTGYFTKFGDGGVDLVPLVHLTKGEVREMAKHLGVPDEVIHKQPSAGLWEGQTDENEMGTSYEMIDKYLKGEQVPEKDLDIIDRLHKRSQHKRQLPAAPSPTIT; this is encoded by the coding sequence GTGCAGGAAACAGTAGAACAAATTGTGAGCTGGTTACATGAAAAAGTAAAAGAAGCAAACGTTGATGGTTTACTAGTAGGGGTTAGCGGAGGAATTGATTCAGCAGTTGTGGCTCATTTAATTAAACAGGCTTGTCCCGAGCAATCCCTAGGGGTAATTATGCCTTGTAAAAGCCAGCCTAGTGATCAAGAACATGCTCATAAAGTCATTGAGTCGTGCGATATATCCTCGCTGACCGTTGACCTGACAGAAACACACCGGGTTATGTTTCCCTCTATACAGCAAAAGCTAAGAGATTTGGGGACATTAAATGAAGACCAGCAGCAGCTGGCTGATGCAAATTTACGTGCACGTCTCAGAATGAGTACTCTTTACACAGTTGCAACCAATCATCGTTATCTTGTCGTAGGTACGGATAATGCTGCTGAATGGCACACGGGTTACTTCACAAAGTTTGGTGATGGTGGTGTGGATCTTGTTCCACTTGTCCATTTGACTAAAGGAGAAGTAAGAGAAATGGCTAAACATCTAGGGGTCCCTGATGAAGTGATTCATAAACAGCCAAGTGCCGGCCTCTGGGAAGGTCAAACAGATGAGAATGAAATGGGAACGAGTTATGAAATGATTGATAAATACTTAAAAGGTGAGCAGGTCCCCGAAAAAGATTTAGACATTATTGACCGCTTGCATAAACGTTCACAGCATAAACGCCAGCTACCTGCTGCTCCGTCTCCAACAATTACCTAA